In the Gymnodinialimonas sp. 202GB13-11 genome, one interval contains:
- a CDS encoding substrate-binding domain-containing protein encodes MGYRIGAAIGAALSFLGCIATAQDVELRSLDGSVELEGNLISYDEAFYRLETVYGALTVAAEGVSCAGPGCPDLGTFVAEARIAGAATVAEGLLPDLLDAFAAAQGMTLEEADEDGPTFVLRREDGSPAARFTVVAGTTDDGFLALLNREADIALALREPSIAELRAAEAASPDDPPLDDRVRVLALDALVPMVSAENPLDSLTLPQIAQLFSGEVVNWQELGGPDAPIALHLLSPGLGLAQAFSARVLLPSDAGLSADIIRHENAASLAEAVANDAYAVGITARSGIGPARALPLSGACGFAQSATGDAVKAEDYPLTAPVYMYLAPQRLPLLVRQFLAFTETEVAERRVRDAGFVDQLLTRTPMALQGERLASAIRAGGEDVALEDLQDMVEVLGTAERLSTTLRFNPGGTELDIQSRASIARLAMAVERGAFDGRRIIFAGFSDGDGPASVNARLSLRRAGVVRDAFLAASSTAAPDRVELVTHGFGEAMPMACDDTDWGRAVNRRVEVWLD; translated from the coding sequence ATGGGATACCGGATCGGGGCGGCCATCGGGGCCGCCCTTTCCTTTTTAGGCTGTATTGCCACGGCGCAGGACGTCGAATTGCGCTCGCTCGACGGGAGTGTGGAGCTTGAGGGCAACCTGATTTCCTACGATGAGGCGTTCTACCGGCTGGAAACGGTCTATGGCGCGCTGACAGTGGCGGCAGAAGGCGTGTCCTGCGCCGGGCCGGGCTGCCCTGATTTGGGGACATTTGTAGCCGAGGCGCGGATTGCGGGCGCGGCCACGGTGGCCGAGGGGTTGTTGCCCGACCTGCTGGACGCTTTCGCCGCGGCGCAGGGCATGACCCTCGAAGAGGCGGATGAAGATGGCCCCACCTTTGTATTGCGGCGCGAAGATGGATCACCGGCGGCGCGATTCACGGTCGTGGCGGGCACGACGGATGATGGATTTCTGGCACTTCTGAACCGAGAGGCGGACATCGCGCTTGCGCTGCGAGAGCCTTCCATCGCTGAACTGCGCGCGGCGGAGGCGGCTAGCCCGGACGACCCGCCACTGGACGATAGGGTGCGCGTCTTAGCGTTGGACGCGCTGGTGCCGATGGTCTCGGCTGAAAACCCATTGGACAGCCTGACTCTGCCACAGATTGCGCAGCTCTTCTCGGGCGAGGTGGTAAATTGGCAGGAACTCGGGGGGCCGGACGCGCCAATTGCGCTGCATCTGCTTTCGCCGGGACTTGGGCTTGCGCAAGCATTTTCCGCGCGTGTGTTGTTGCCGTCGGATGCGGGCCTGTCCGCTGACATTATCCGCCATGAGAATGCGGCGTCCCTCGCGGAAGCCGTAGCTAACGACGCTTATGCAGTCGGGATAACGGCTCGATCGGGGATCGGCCCCGCGCGTGCCCTGCCGCTGTCGGGGGCCTGCGGGTTCGCGCAAAGTGCTACGGGCGATGCGGTGAAGGCAGAGGACTATCCGCTGACGGCACCGGTCTACATGTACCTAGCCCCGCAGCGCCTGCCGCTTTTGGTGCGGCAGTTTCTGGCGTTCACCGAAACGGAAGTGGCCGAACGCCGTGTGCGGGACGCCGGATTTGTTGATCAGCTTCTGACGCGCACTCCGATGGCGTTGCAGGGCGAACGCCTGGCCAGCGCGATCCGTGCAGGGGGCGAAGATGTGGCGCTGGAGGATTTGCAGGACATGGTCGAGGTGCTTGGAACAGCCGAACGCCTGTCGACCACGCTGCGGTTCAATCCGGGCGGGACGGAGCTGGACATTCAATCGCGGGCCTCTATCGCGCGCCTCGCCATGGCAGTGGAACGCGGGGCCTTTGATGGGCGGCGCATTATCTTTGCAGGGTTCTCTGACGGGGACGGACCAGCAAGCGTGAATGCGCGCCTATCGTTGCGGCGGGCGGGCGTGGTGCGGGATGCGTTTCTGGCCGCGTCGAGCACAGCTGCACCGGACCGGGTGGAACTCGTAACGCATGGGTTTGGTGAAGCCATGCCGATGGCCTGTGATGACACCGATTGGGGCCGGGCGGTGAACCGTCGGGTTGAG